In Populus nigra chromosome 1, ddPopNigr1.1, whole genome shotgun sequence, one genomic interval encodes:
- the LOC133703637 gene encoding sugar transport protein 1-like, translated as MAGGAFALTSGGKEYPGKFTFRVFFTCLFAATGGLIFGYDLGISGGVTSMDVFLKDFFPDVYQKESSVKPSDDQYCKFDSQILTLFTSSLYLAALVSSIGASMATRTYGRRPTMMTSGILFAAGAIVNGLAKNVVMLIVGRLLLGFGIGCANQSVPIYLSEVAPYKYRGALNMMFQLFITIGILIANSLNYAFARLIGGDMAWRLSLGGAIVPGLIILLGSCFLPDTPNSEIERGNYERAKDLLLKLRDVDNVDEEFNDLVEASEKAKLVKHAWLNIFKRKYRPQLVFAFCIPMFQQLTGMNVIVFYAPVLFKTIGFGSNASLLSSLITGFVNMVATFVSIFTVDKLGRRKLFLMGGAQMLICQAVITIAIAMKFGVSGNPGVISGTYAGAVVAFICVYVAGFAWSWGPLGWLVPSEIFPLEVRSAAQSINVSVNMIFTFVIAQIFTAMLCHLKFGLFICFAVCVVIMSIFIYKLLPETKGVPIEEMTIVWRNHPHWSKYFDEDDAKFETSKPKDIASA; from the exons atggcTGGAGGGGCTTTCGCTCTAACATCTGGTGGAAAGGAATACCCTGGAAAGTTTACTTTCAGGGTGTTCTTCACGTGCCTTTTTGCAGCAACAGGAGGTCTGATTTTTGGTTATGATCTTGGTATTTCAG GTGGTGTAACATCTATGGATGTTTTCTTGAAGGACTTCTTTCCTGATGTTTATCAGAAGGAATCCTCAGTCAAGCCGTCAGATGATCAATACTGCAAGTTTGATAGCCAGATATTGACGTTGTTTACTTCGTCTCTATATCTGGCCGCCCTTGTTTCGTCCATAGGAGCATCTATGGCGACTAGGACGTATGGACGGAGACCTACAATGATGACCAGTGGCATACTTTTTGCAGCTGGTGCTATCGTTAATGGCTTAGCCAAGAATGTCGTCATGCTTATTGTTGGTCGGTTATTACTTGGTTTTGGCATTGGATGTGCCAATCAG TCAGTTCCAATTTATCTCTCTGAAGTGGCTCCCTATAAGTATCGAGGTGCTCTCAACATGATGTTCCAATTGTTTATTACAATTGGTATTCTCATTGCCAATTCTTTGAACTATGCCTTTGCGAGGTTGATTGGAGGAGATATGGCATGGCGCTTGAGTTTGGGTGGCGCTATAGTTCCTGGTCTAATAATTCTTTTAGGATCATGCTTTCTTCCTGATACGCCGAATTCCGAGATAGAGCGAGGCAATTATGAAAGAGCTAAAGATCTACTTCTTAAACTCCGCGATGTTGATAATGTCGATGAGGAGTTCAATGATCTTGTCGAGGCCAGTGAGAAAGCAAAATTGGTGAAACATGCTTGGTTAAACATATTTAAGAGGAAATATAGGCCTCAGCTTGTGTTTGCATTCTGCATTCCCATGTTTCAACAGCTCACCGGCATGAACGTCATCGTGTTTTATGCTCCTGTTTTGTTCAAAACCATTGGTTTTGGGAGCAATGCTTCTCTTTTATCTTCTCTGATTACTGGTTTCGTTAATATGGTTGCAACTTTTGTTTCGATTTTTACGGTGGATAAGTTGGGGAGGAGAAAGCTTTTCCTCATGGGTGGTGCCCAAATGCTCATTTGCCAG gCTGTGATAACAATTGCCATTGCTATGAAGTTTGGAGTGAGTGGGAACCCAGGTGTGATTTCCGGTACCTACGCTGGTGCCGTGGTAGCCTTCATATGTGTTTATGTTGCGGGCTTTGCTTGGTCTTGGGGACCTCTAGGTTGGCTAGTGCCTAGTGAAATCTTCCCATTAGAAGTCCGTTCAGCTGCTCAGAGTATCAATGTTTCTGTAAACATGATCTTCACCTTTGTCATTGCACAAATCTTCACGGCAATGCTTTGTCACTTGAAGTTCGGTTTGTTCATTTGCTTTGCAGTTTGTGTGGTGATCATGAGTATCTTCATATACAAACTGCTACCTGAGACCAAAGGAGTCCCAATTGAAGAAATGACCATTGTGTGGCGGAATCATCCTCATTGGAGCAAGTattttgatgaagatgatgcTAAGTTTGAAACGAGCAAGCCGAAAGATATTGCATCTGCTTAG
- the LOC133699797 gene encoding BAG family molecular chaperone regulator 2-like encodes MQMEPMKSKIRGMFTQGNKEDSFVGRGNMNIVDEWEIRPGGMLVQKRTTADSNHNSVPVSTIKVRVKYGSSFHEISISSQASFGELKKMLAQHTGVHHEDQKLIYKKKERNSKAYLDTAGVKDGSKIVLTEDITSRQRRCLEMLKTAKIKKGSKSLQQITVDVDRLGEKVTSLETTSKGGKIAEKDVEELTAMLMEKLVALDGIFVEGDLKLQKRMQERRVQQYIETLDKLKLNYSTADSNGGKIPLQQQDNSMGKMPIPKQRPIQSEGRKIPLQPQDNSIGTTPIAMQKQSIQRNGGKIPLQKLENSTGKMPIPRQKESVQSKQQNATMQMPTQQQRPILRHSESFVVTTTWETFD; translated from the exons ATGCAGATGGAGCCAATGAAGTCAAAGATTAGAGGGATGTTTACTCAGGGGAATAAGGAGGACTCTTTTGTTGGCAGAGGCAATATGAATATTGTTGACGAATGGGAAATTAGGCCAGGAGGAATGTTAGTTCAAAAGAGAACTACTGCTGATTCCAATCACAATTCTGTTCCTGTTTCCACTATTAAAGTTAGAGTCAAATATGGTTCTTCATTTCATGAGATTAGTATCAGTTCACAAGCAAGCTTTG GGGAACTGAAGAAAATGCTAGCACAACACACAGGAGTGCACCATGAGGATCAAAAGCTGATAtacaagaagaaagagagaaactcCAAGGCGTATTTAGATACCGCAGGAGTCAAAGATGGATCCAAAATTGTGTTAACTGAGGACATTACCAGCCGCCAAAGGCGGTGTCTTGAGATGCTTAAAactgctaaaataaaaaagggttcAAAGTCATTGCAACAGATCACCGTGGATGTTGACCGACTTGGCGAAAAG GTGACATCCTTGGAAACAACTTCTAAAGGAGGAAAAATTGCAGAGAAAGATGTGGAGGAATTGACTGCGATGTTGATGGAAAAATTAGTAGCATTGGATGGAATTTTTGTTGAGGGAGACTTGAAGTTGCAGAAGAGAATGCAG GAAAGGAGAGTTCAACAGTACATTGAAACTCTTGATAAGCTGAAGTTAAACTATTCTACTGCTGATAGCAATGGAGGAAAAATCCCATTGCAGCAACAAGATAATTCAATGGGTAAAATGCCAATACCAAAGCAAAGGCCAATTCAAAGCGAAGGACGCAAAATCCCATTGCAGCCACAAGATAATTCAATAGGCACAACGCCAATAGCAATGCAAAAGCAGTCAATTCAAAGAAATGGAGGCAAAATCCCATTGCAGAAACTCGAAAATTCAACCGGGAAAATGCCAATACCAAGGCAGAAAGAGTCAGTTCAATCCAAGCAGCAGAATGCTACAATGCAAATGCCAACACAGCAGCAGCGACCGATATTGAGGCATTCTGAGTCTTTTGTGGTGACAACAACATGGGAAACTTTTGATTAA
- the LOC133682006 gene encoding protein DETOXIFICATION 49-like: MGPPSLSLSLSLYLSQLSPQVYKCQLSSPSDSSKSKVDPSTRVQGSDMLTALIPENPIFQEQHKTDHLSLAIKEARCIAIIALPMILTGLLLYSRSMISMLFLGRLGELALAGGSLAIGFANITGYSILSGLSMGMEPICGQAFGAKRYKLLGITLQRTILLLFLTSISIAFLWFNMKKILLFCGQEDDIATEAQFYTLYSLPDLIHQSILHPLRIYLRTQSITLPLTFCAALSILLHIPINYLLVSVLNLGIKGVALSEVWTNFSLVGSLIIYVMISGVYKKTWGGISLECFKGWKSLLNLASISLGLSTDYPPTYPLACVINCSF; this comes from the exons ATGGGACCG ccatctctctctctctctctatctctctatCTATCTCAATTAAGTCCACAAGTATATAAGTGCCAGTTATCTTCACCTTCTGATTCTTCCAAAAGCAAAGTAGACCCATCAACCAGAGTACAAGGTTCTGACATGTTAACTGCTTTGATCCCCGAGAACCCAATATTTCAAGAACAACACAAGACTGATCATCTCTCTCTTGCAATCAAAGAAGCAAGATGCATAGCCATTATAGCACTTCCAATGATATTAACTGGTCTTTTACTTTATTCTCGCTCCATGATCTCCATGCTCTTTCTCGGTCGCCTAGGAGAACTTGCTTTAGCTGGTGGCTCGCTGGCAATTGGATTTGCTAATATCACAGGCTACTCTATTCTCTCTGGCCTTTCCATGGGAATGGAACCCATTTGTGGCCAAGCTTTTGGTGCCAAAAGATACAAACTTCTTGGCATCACCTTGCAAAGAActattcttttgctttttttaactTCCATCTCTATTGCCTTTTTATGGTTCAACATGAAAAAGattcttctcttttgtggccaagAAGATGATATCGCCacagaagcacaattctacacTCTTTACTCTCTCCCTGATCTCATTCATCAATCCATTTTGCATCCTTTGCGTATATATCTCAGAACTCAGTCCATTACTCTGCCACTAACATTTTGTGCTGCTCTATCTATTCTTCTTCACATACCTATAAACTACCTTCTTGTCTCTGTACTCAATCTTGGAATCAAAGGCGTTGCGTTAAGCGAAGTATGGACTAACTTCAGTCTTGTGGGATCATTGATCATATACGTTATGATCTCTGGCGTGTACAAGAAAACTTGGGGCGGGATTTCATTGGAATGCTTTAAAGGCTGGAAATCTTTATTGAATTTGGCATCTATATCATTAGGACTATCCACCGACTATCCACCGACATATCCTCTTGCTTGTGTCATCAATTGTAGCTTCTAG
- the LOC133685149 gene encoding ethylene-responsive transcription factor ERF026-like, whose protein sequence is MATTSSNSKRHPMYHGIRCRGGKWVSEIREPRKTTRIWLGTFPKPEMAAAAYDVAALALKGNVAVLNFPSSVGIYPVPATASSTDIRNAAAAAAALKKAELSYNEALVDQPRNDHNAIGAYLASSGEEFVDEEALFDMPNLLVDMAGGMLLSPPRITSPPSDDSQGNSDGESLWSYF, encoded by the coding sequence ATGGCCACGACTTCTTCTAACTCCAAAAGGCACCCAATGTATCATGGAATCCGGTGCCGCGGTGGTAAATGGGTGTCTGAAATCCGGGAGCCACGCAAAACCACTCGTATATGGCTTGGCACATTCCCAAAGCCGGAGATGGCGGCAGCAGCCTATGATGTTGCAGCCCTGGCCCTAAAAGGTAATGTTGCAGTTCTTAACTTCCCAAGTTCTGTTGGGATCTATCCAGTGCCTGCTACGGCATCATCCACTGATATTCGCAatgcagctgctgctgctgctgcattaAAAAAGGCTGAACTGAGCTACAATGAAGCGTTAGTTGATCAACCTAGAAATGACCATAATGCCATTGGTGCGTATTTGGCATCAAGCGGAGAAGAATTTGTTGATGAGGAGGCACTGTTTGATATGCCAAATTTGCTGGTGGACATGGCAGGAGGAATGCTGCTTTCGCCACCAAGAATAACCTCGCCACCGTCTGATGATTCACAGGGAAATTCTGATGGAGAAAGTCTGTGGagctatttttaa
- the LOC133677224 gene encoding elongation factor Tu, chloroplastic, with protein sequence MAVSASATTFTSTNLIYPHHTTTTSSTSTPTFSLKPTSKLPSKSILSSSFLSPFTPTSPTSPFTTTRHRTFTVRAARGKFERKKPHVNIGTIGHVDHGKTTLTAALTMALASMGGSAPKKYDEIDAAPEERARGITINTATVEYETESRHYAHVDCPGHADYVKNMITGAAQMDGAILVVSGADGPMPQTKEHILLAKQVGVPNMVVFLNKQDQVDDEELLQLVELEVRELLSSYEFPGDDIPIISGSALLALEALMENPAIKRGENQWVDKIYELMDNVDNYIPIPQRQTDLPFLLAVEDVFSITGRGTVATGRVERGTIKTGDTVDIVGLRETRNTTVTGVEMFQKILDEALAGDNVGLLLRGVQKADIQRGMVLSKPGSITPHTKFEAIVYVLKKEEGGRHSPFFAGYRPQFYMRTTDVTGRVATIMNDKDEESKMVMPGDRVKMIVELIMPVACEQGMRFAIREGGKTVGAGVIQSIIE encoded by the coding sequence ATGGCTGTTTCCGCCTCAGCAACCACTTTCACCTCCACAAACCTCATCTACCCCCACCACACAACCACCACATCCTCTACCTCCACCCCTACTTTCTCCCTCAAACCCACCTCCAAACTCCCCTCAAAATCCATCCTTTCCTCTTCTTTCCTCTCCCCCTTCACTCCCACTTCCCCAACCTCCCCCTTCACCACCACCCGCCATCGCACCTTCACTGTCCGTGCCGCTAGAGGGAAGTTCGAAAGAAAGAAACCCCATGTCAACATAGGCACCATAGGCCATGTAGACCACGGCAAAACAACTCTCACTGCTGCTCTAACCATGGCTCTAGCCTCTATGGGTGGCAGTGCACCCAAAAAATACGATGAAATCGATGCTGCACCAGAAGAACGCGCTAGAGGAATCACAATTAACACTGCTACAGTTGAATATGAGACAGAATCTCGCCATTATGCTCATGTTGATTGCCCTGGTCATGCCGATTATGTTAAGAACATGATTACTGGTGCTGCTCAAATGGATGGAGCTATTTTGGTTGTGTCTGGCGCCGATGGTCCAATGCCACAAACAAAAGAACATATCTTGTTGGCAAAACAAGTTGGGGTTCCAAACATGGTTGTGTTTTTGAATAAACAAGATCAAGTTGATGATGAGGAGCTGTTGCAATTGGTAGAGTTGGAGGTAAGAGAATTGTTGTCTAGTTATGAGTTTCCTGGTGATGATATTCCAATTATCTCTGGTTCTGCTTTGTTAGCTTTAGAGGCTTTGATGGAAAATCCTGCTATTAAGAGAGGAGAGAATCAATGGGTTGATAAAATTTACGAACTTATGGATAACGTTGATAATTATATACCAATTCCACAAAGGCAAACTGATTTGCCATTTTTACTTGCTGTGGAGGATGTTTTTTCTATTACCGGTCGTGGGACAGTAGCTACTGGGAGGGTTGAGAGAGGTACTATCAAAACTGGGGATACCGTAGATATTGTGGGGTTAAGGGAGACTAGGAATACAACAGTTACTGGTGTGGAAATGTTTCAAAAGATATTGGATGAAGCATTGGCAGGTGATAATGTTGGGTTATTGTTGAGAGGTGTTCAAAAGGCTGATATTCAGAGAGGGATGGTTTTATCGAAGCCAGGGTCAATTACTCCACATACTAAATTTGAGGCGATTGTGTATGTTTTGAAGAAGGAAGAAGGTGGCAGGCATTCTCCCTTCTTTGCTGGATATAGGCCTCAATTTTATATGAGGACCACTGATGTTACAGGGAGGGTGGCTACGATTATGAATGATAAGGATGAGGAGTCAAAGATGGTTATGCCTGGGGATCGTGTGAAGATGATAGTGGAACTTATTATGCCCGTGGCTTGTGAGCAAGGCATGAGGTTTGCTATCAGAGAAGGAGGGAAGACTGTTGGAGCTGGTGTTATTCAGTCCATTATTGAGTAG
- the LOC133677229 gene encoding lysophospholipid acyltransferase 1-like, which yields MALEMESMASAIGVSVPVLRFLLCFVVTIPVSFTHRFVPSLFGKHLYAALSGAFLSYLSFGFSSNLHFLVPMLLGYLSMVLFRPYCGILTFLLGFGYLIGCHVYYMSGDAWKEGGIDATGALMVLTLKVISCAMSYNDGLLKEEELREAQKKNRLIELPSFIEYVGYCLCCGSHFAGPVFEMKDYLEWTERKGIWAPTEKGPAPSPFGATIQALLQATVCMALYLYLIPHFNISGLNGPAYQEWGFWKRLSYQFMSGFTARWKYYFIWSISEAAVIISGLGFSGWTDTSPSKPKWDRAKNVDILGVEFAKSSVQLPLVWNIQVSTWLRHYVYDRLVQKGKKPGFFQLLATQTTSAVWHGLYPGYIIFFVQSALMIAGSRVLYRWQQAIPSNMDVVKNLLVFISFAYTVLVLNYSAVGFMVLTLQETLALYGSVYYIGTIAPIVLILLGNMIKPAKPSRSKARKEQ from the exons ATGGCTTTGGAGATGGAATCCATGGCCTCGGCAATCGGGGTCTCGGTCCCAGTGTTAAGGTTCCTTCTATGCTTTGTGGTGACGATTCCAGTGAGTTTCACCCACCGATTCGTACCGAGTCTATTTGGCAAGCACTTGTACGCTGCCCTTTCAGGGGCTTTCCTCTCGTATTTGTCTTTTGGGTTCTCTTCAAATCTTCACTTTTTGGTGCCTATGCTGTTGGGCTACCTTTCGATGGTCCTGTTTCGGCCGTACTGTGGAATCCTCACGTTTTTATTGGGATTCGGCTATTTAATTggctg CCATGTGTATTACATGAGCGGGGATGCATGGAAGGAAGGAGGCATCGATGCCACTG GGGCTTTAATGGTGCTAACACTGAAAGTCATATCATGTGCCATGAGTTACAATGATGGGTTATTAAAAGAGGAAGAATTGCGAGAGGCTCAGAAGAAAAACCGCTTGATTGAGCTGCCTTCTTTTATTGAGTATGTTGGTTACTGCCTCTGCTGTGGTAGCCACTTTGCAGGTCCAgtttttgaaatgaaggattatCTTGAGTGGACTGAAAGGAAAGGG ATTTGGGCCCCTACTGAGAAAGGACCCGCACCATCACCTTTTGGGGCAACAATTCAAGCTCTTCTCCAAGCTACTGTTTGCATGGCCTTGTATTTGTACCTGATACCCCATTTTAACATATCTGGGCTCAATGGTCCCGCATACCAAGAATGGGGCTTCTGGAAACGTTTGAGTTACCAGTTTATGTCAGGATTCACAGCACGTTGGAAATATTATTTCATCTGGTCAATTTCAGAGGCAGCTGTTATTATCTCTGGCCTGGGTTTCAGTGGTTGGACAGACACTTCTCCATCAAAGCCAAAATGGGATCGTGCAAAAAATGTGGACATACTAGGTGTTGAGTTTGCTAAGAGTTCAGTTCAGCTGCCGCTTGTATGGAACATACAAGTCAGCACCTGGCTTCGTCATT ATGTTTATGATAGACTTGTTCAGAAGGGGAAGAAACCTGGTTTCTTCCAGTTGTTAGCCACGCAGACTACCAGTGCCGTTTGGCAT GGATTATATCCTGGGTACATAATATTCTTTGTCCAGTCAGCATTGATGATTGCCGGTTCAAGGG TTCTATACAGATGGCAACAAGCTATACCTTCAAATATGGATGTCGTCAAGAATTTGCTTGTGTTTATAAGCTTTGCCTACACCGTTCTGGTTCTAAACTATTCCGCTGTTGGTTTCATG GTATTAACCTTGCAGGAAACACTTGCTTTATATGGTAGTGTATATTACATTGGAACCATTGCGCCCATAGTATTGATTCTCCTTGGCAACATGATTAAACCAGCAAAGCCTTCCAGATCTAAAGCCCGGAAGGAACAGTGA